Below is a genomic region from Bradyrhizobium sp. 1(2017).
GCCGAGGGGCAGTCATGCGGACAGGTCGAATGGCGGATTTCGATCTTGGCGTGCTGGTTCATGGCAAATTCGTAACACCAAACCACCTGCCAGCCGAGGGCATTTATCCGGCAATGCCCATGCGATTTGCTCAGATCGCGTGCGCTGCCGGTTCCTGCCGCGACTGCGAAGAGCGCGCGGTCGCACCGAAACCCTCCCGATATTCCCGAAATGATCGGCCAGTCAGCCGTCGACAGCCCGCATTTCCTGCCGTTACAGTGCGGCCAACAAAAACGACATCGGGGAGGTGGGCATGAAGGCCCGACAATTGATGCTGGTGGTCGCGGTCGGCTCGATCGGCGCCCTCTCCGCAGCCCCCTCATCGGCGCAGGATTATCCCAACCGCGCGGTCCGGATCGTGGTGCCGTTTGGGGCCGGCGGACCGGCCGACGTCGCGGCACGGCTGATCGGCAACGTCCTCCAGGAGAGCTTCGGCCAGCCCTTCGTGATCGAGAACCGCACCGGCGCAGGCGGCGTCATCGGCACGATCGAAGCGGCCAAGGCGCCCGCCGACGGCTATACGCTGCTCATGATGTCCAACACCCAGACCGCGAATGAATCGCTGCTGACGGCGGACAAGCGCAAGTACGAGCTGATGCGCGACCTCGCGCCGATCGCGCCGGTGAACTATTCCGATCTCGTCATCGTGGTGAACCCGCAGGTTCCGGCGAAGACGCTGCAGGAGTTCGTTGCACTGGCCAAGGCGCAGCCGGGTAAGCTGAATTACGCTTCCTCGGGCCAGGGCACGCCCTATCACATGGCCGGCGAGCTGTTCAAAGCCATGGCCGGCATCGACGTGGTGCACGTGCCCTATCGCAACAGCGGCGAGGCGCGCAGCGGCGTCATCGGCGGACAGGTGCAGATGATGATCGACGCAGTGCCGGCAATGGCCCCGAACATCGGCGAGAACCAGGTCCGCGCGCTCGCAACCACCGGCAAGCAGCGCTCAGCGGTGCTGCCGAACGTGCCGACCGCGATCGAGGCCGGGGTGCCCGGCTATGAGGCCACGATCTGGCTCGGCCTGATGGCGCCCGCTGGGACGCCGAAGCCCGTCATCGACAAGCTCAATGCGGCCGTCAACGCAATGGTGAAGCGACCCGACATCGTCAAGCTCTGGACCGAGCAGGGGGCCATCCCCATGTCGATGACACCGGAGGAATTCGAAAAATTCCTGCGCGGCGACATCGAGAAATGGGCCGACGTCGTCAAGAAGTTCGACAAGTCGTAAGGCTTTGGCACGAGAATGCCCACCATTCAATTCCAGCTCAACGGCGCGGCGACGGCCGTGGATACCGATCCCGACCGGACGCTGCTCGACCTGCTGCGCAGCCGGCTCGGCATCACCGGTGCGCATTTCGGCTGCGGCGCCGGTGAATGCGGTGCCTGTTACGTCATGGTCGACGGCCGCGCGATGGCGTCCTGCGACAT
It encodes:
- a CDS encoding Bug family tripartite tricarboxylate transporter substrate binding protein; translated protein: MKARQLMLVVAVGSIGALSAAPSSAQDYPNRAVRIVVPFGAGGPADVAARLIGNVLQESFGQPFVIENRTGAGGVIGTIEAAKAPADGYTLLMMSNTQTANESLLTADKRKYELMRDLAPIAPVNYSDLVIVVNPQVPAKTLQEFVALAKAQPGKLNYASSGQGTPYHMAGELFKAMAGIDVVHVPYRNSGEARSGVIGGQVQMMIDAVPAMAPNIGENQVRALATTGKQRSAVLPNVPTAIEAGVPGYEATIWLGLMAPAGTPKPVIDKLNAAVNAMVKRPDIVKLWTEQGAIPMSMTPEEFEKFLRGDIEKWADVVKKFDKS